A single Gasterosteus aculeatus chromosome 2, fGasAcu3.hap1.1, whole genome shotgun sequence DNA region contains:
- the LOC144383397 gene encoding uncharacterized protein LOC144383397 — MTRPKKDSAEFFPLEDFRGTRLAMGGPRSLQRAARNGGKVLPGVPAGYLYYSVSPSGALSRHLGHHPPPTTWSLEEEAISWSSGGDSSWERVMDLAVRLQATYGPHARPPRTVSSAGPQQHPDPARSQRTTSSAGPQQIPVPASRPKPMTPEPTLRSRSTTPEPTLRSRSTTPEPEPRSMPPTPEPAPRSMPPTPEPAPRSIPPTPEPAPRSIPPTPEPAPRSMPPTRPVPAPRSMPPTRPVPAPRSMALTRPVPAPRSMALTRPVPAPRSMPPTGTGPTIHAAKLRPILPGRLL; from the coding sequence atgacgcgaccaaagaaggactcagcagagttttttcccctggaagacttcaggggaacccgtctggcaatgggcggtccacggagtctccagcgggctgctcgtaatgggggaaaggtcctcccgggggttccagctgggtacctgtactactccgtctccccatctggagccctcagtaggcatctgggtcaccatccgccgcccaccacatggtccctagaggaggaggccatttcgtggtcgtccggcggcgattcttcctgggagcgggtgatggaccttgcggtccggctccaggctacctacggtccccacgctcggccgccgcgcacagtgtccagcgcggggccgcagcaacatcccgaccctgctcggtcgcagcgcacaacgtccagcgctgggccgcagcagatccccgtcccggcctcccgacccaagcccatgacccccgagccgacgctccgatccaggtccacgacccccgagccgacgctccgatccaggtccacgacccccgagccagagccacgatccatgcccccgacccccgagccagcgccacgatccatgcccccgacccccgagccagcgccacgatccattcccccgacccccgagccagcgccacgatccattcccccgacccccgagccagcgccacgatccatgcccccgacccgaccggtaccggccccacgatccatgcccccgacccgaccggtaccggccccacgatccatggccctgacccgaccggtaccggccccacgatccatggccctgacccgaccggtaccggccccacgatccatgcccccgaccggtaccggccccacgatccatgccgcCAAGCTACGGCCCATTTTACCTGGTCGTCTTTTATAA
- the szrd1 gene encoding SUZ RNA-binding domain-containing — protein MDEGIAESWEEAADSGEMERRLEEKLRISQKEKESSNISLQSTLKTAMVIQDDSLPAAPPPQIRILKRPSSNGSLGSPLNRNRPTPQVKSLAQREAEYAEARKRILGSAAPDEPPQDKPNTDRTGRNNSTPPSEDPRSNGHTVRQPAGPDGTQGFRQHR, from the exons atggatgAGGGGATCGCCGAAAGTTGGGAGGAAGCCGCTGACAGTGGG GAAATGGAAAGACGGTTAGAAGAGAAGCTACGGATCAGCCAGAAAGAAAA GGAATCCAGTAATATTTCTCTACAATCTACATTGAAGACCGCCATGGTGATACAAGACGACTCCCTaccagcagccccccctcctcagaTCCGCATTTTGAAGCGGCCTTCGAGCAACGGGTCGTTGGGATCACCTTTGAACCGGAACAGGCCCACGCCACAGGTCAAGTCTTTGGCCCAGCGCGAGGCCGAGTATGCCGAAGCCAGGAAAAGAATACTAGGCAGCGCCGCCCCCGATGAGCCGCCTCAGGACAAACCCAACACTGACCG GACAGGGCGCAATAATTCTACCCCGCCCTCAGAGGACCCCCGATCAAACGGTCACACTGTCCGGCAGCCAGCCGGCCCGGACGGCACCCAAGGGTTCCGACAGCACAGATAA